A single genomic interval of Camelina sativa cultivar DH55 chromosome 11, Cs, whole genome shotgun sequence harbors:
- the LOC104725957 gene encoding receptor-like protein kinase THESEUS 1 codes for MVFTKSLLLLLLFLSCYTTSSSALFNPPDNYLISCGSSQNITFQNRIFVPDSLHSSLVLKIGNSSVATSAASNSSSSIYQTARVFSGLASYRFKITSLGRHWIRLHFSPIKNSTWNLRSASITVVTDDFVLLNDFSFKNFNGSYLFKEYTVNVTSEFLTLSFIPSNDSVVFVNAIEVVSVPDSLIPDQALALNPSTPFSGLSQLAFETVYRLNMGGPLLTSQNDTLGRQWDNDAEYLHVNSSVLVVTANPSSIKYSASVTQETAPNMVYATADTMGEANVASPSFNVTWVLPVDPDFRYFVRVHFCDVVSQALNTLVFNLYVNDDLALGSLDLSTLTNGLKVPYFKDFISSGSVESPNVLTVSVGPDSQADITNATMNGLEVLKISNEAKSLSGVSSVKSLVPGGSDKGKKKAVIIGSAVGSFFVVLLIAVCCYCCLVASRKKRSTSPQEAGNGHPWLPLPLYGLSQTLTKSTASHKSATASCISLASTHLGRCFMFQEIMDATNKFDESSLLGVGGFGRVYKGTLEDGTKVAVKRGNPRSEQGMAEFRTEIEMLSKLRHRHLVSLIGYCDERSEMILVYEYMANGPLRSHLYGADLAPLSWKQRLEICIGAARGLHYLHTGASQSIIHRDVKTTNILLDENLVAKVADFGLSKTGPSLDQTHVSTAVKGSFGYLDPEYFRRQQLTEKSDVYSFGVVLMEVLCCRPALNPVLPREQVNIAEWAMAWQKKGLLDQIMDSNLTGKVNPASLKKFGETAEKCLAEYGVDRPSMGDVLWNLEYALQLEETSSALMEPDDNSTNHIPGIPMAPMEPFDNSMSIIDRGGGGGVNSGTGTDDDAEDATTSAVFSQLVHPRGR; via the coding sequence atggtgttcacaaaatcattacttcttcttcttttgttcctCTCTTGTTATACAACTTCTTCATCTGCCTTGTTCAATCCTCCGGACAATTACTTGATCTCTTGTGGCTCATCACAAAACATAACCTTTCAAAACAGAATCTTTGTTCCTGATTCACTCCACTCATCTCTTGTACTCAAAATCGGTAACTCTTCAGTAGCAACATCAGCCGCTTCCAATTCAAGCAGTTCGATCTACCAAACCGCTCGTGTTTTCTCCGGTTTAGCTTCTTACAGATTCAAAATCACTTCTTTGGGTCGTCATTGGATCCGTCTTCATTTCTCACCAATCAAGAACTCTACTTGGAACTTACGCTCTGCTTCAATCACTGTTGTCACAGACGACTTCGTGCTCTTGAACGACTTCTCTTTCAAGAACTTCAACGGCTCTTACCTCTTCAAGGAGTACACAGTCAATGTCACTTCAGAGTTCTTGACTTTGAGTTTCATTCCATCAAACGATTCGGTGGTGTTTGTCAACGCGATTGAGGTTGTCTCTGTTCCGGATAGTCTTATCCCTGATCAAGCTTTGGCTTTGAACCCTTCAACTCCGTTCAGTGGTCTCTCTCAGCTTGCGTTTGAAACAGTCTACAGGTTAAACATGGGAGGACCATTGTTGACTTCTCAAAACGATACGTTGGGGAGACAATGGGATAACGATGCAGAGTATCTTCATGTGAACAGCTCTGTTCTTGTCGTAACGGCGAATCCTTCTTCGATTAAGTACTCTGCTTCCGTGACTCAAGAAACAGCTCCAAACATGGTTTATGCTACTGCTGATACAATGGGTGAAGCTAATGTAGCGAGTCCTAGTTTTAACGTCACTTGGGTTCTCCCTGTAGACCCAGACTTCAGGTACTTTGTTCGTGTACATTTCTGTGATGTCGTGAGTCAAGCTTTGAACACGCTTGTTTTCAATCTTTATGTGAATGATGATCTTGCTCTTGGAAGTCTTGATCTCTCTACGTTGACTAATGGTCTTAAAGTTCCttactttaaagattttatcTCCAGTGGTTCCGTTGAGTCTCCCAATGTTTTAACCGTTAGCGTTGGGCCTGATTCACAAGCAGATATCACTAACGCGACTATGAATGGTTTAGAGGTTTTGAAGATTAGTAATGAAGCTAAGAGCTTAAGTGGTGTTTCTTCGGTTAAGTCACTTGTTCCTGGAGGATCagataaaggaaagaagaaagctGTGATCATTGGTTCTGCTGTTGGTTCGTTCTTTGTGGTTCTGTTGATTGCAGTTTGTTGCTATTGCTGTTTGGTTGCTTCGAGGAAGAAGCGATCAACGAGTCCTCAAGAAGCTGGTAATGGACATCCATGGTTGCCGTTGCCTTTATATGGACTGTCTCAGACTCTTACCAAATCAACCGCTTCTCACAAGAGTGCTACAGCTAGTTGCATTTCGTTAGCTTCTACGCATCTTGGACGTTGCTTTATGTTTCAAGAAATCATGGATGCTACTAATAAGTTCGATGAGAGCTCGTTGCTTGGTGTTGGTGGATTCGGCAGGGTTTATAAAGGAACTTTAGAAGATGGGACTAAAGTCGCGGTTAAAAGAGGTAATCCAAGATCCGAGCAAGGTATGGCTGAGTTCAGAACCGAGATCGAAATGTTGTCCAAACTCAGACATCGACATCTCGTGTCTTTAATCGGTTACTGTGACGAGAGATCCGAAATGATTCTGGTTTATGAGTACATGGCTAATGGACCGTTGAGGAGTCATCTCTATGGAGCTGATCTTGCTCCATTGTCATGGAAACAAAGACTCGAGATCTGCATTGGTGCAGCGAGAGGATTACATTATCTACACACCGGTGCATCTCAAAGCATTATACATCGTGACGTGAAGACCACGAATATTTTACTCGATGAGAATCTAGTGGCTAAAGTTGCTGACTTTGGACTATCCAAAACTGGCCCTTCACTTGATCAAACCCATGTGAGCACGGCGGTTAAAGGAAGCTTCGGTTATCTCGACCCTGAATACTTCAGGAGACAGCAGTTAACAGAGAAGTCCGACGTGTACTCGTTCGGTGTTGTACTAATGGAAGTTCTATGTTGTAGACCTGCTTTAAACCCGGTGTTACCGAGGGAACAAGTGAACATAGCGGAATGGGCGATGGCCTGGCAGAAGAAGGGTCTGCTCGATCAGATCATGGACAGTAACTTAACAGGGAAAGTGAATCCAGCATCGCTTAAGAAATTTGGAGAAACCGCTGAGAAATGTTTGGCTGAATACGGTGTGGACAGGCCTTCTATGGGAGATGTACTGTGGAACTTGGAGTACGCGTTACAGCTAGAAGAAACATCTTCGGCTTTGATGGAGCCTGATGACAATAGCACAAACCATATTCCAGGGATACCAATGGCGCCAATGGAGCCGTTTGATAACAGTATGAGTATCATtgatagaggaggaggaggaggagtaaaTTCAGGGACAGGTACTGATGATGATGCGGAAGACGCGACTACGAGTGCTGTGTTTTCGCAGCTTGTTCACCCTCGTGGAAggtag